The genomic interval TTCTTCGAGAACCCTGGCGTCTAGAGCAAAGTCTGTAGAGACTATCTAGGGTAGTGATTGCCTAACCTCAGCCACCGTATCTTGCAATGAATGCTAGTGTGATAGTTGATACTAGCTTCTGCGAATTGCGGAAATTCTCTATGGGCTACGTCTCTTGTATGGAAGATAAGAATGAGCGCAAAGATGATTTTTGGGAACTCTACTGGAAATGAACACAAGAGTCGAAAGTTACCCAAAGGTTCGGCAAAGCAGCAATGGCTAGAAGAAAAGTTAAAGAGTGCTGAAACAGCTTGGCTAAAATGAGTAACCAACGGCATGAGGAACATGAGAAACAGCTGAAGGCAGAAGAAAAGGCTGCACAGCTTTCTCAACAAAGAAAGAATATACAAAAAAATTTCAATCAATCCGAACAAAGGATTCTAGATCTAGAGCAAGAGATAGAGTCTCTAAGGAAAGAAAATAAGGCACTTAGCACACAGATCAAAAGATTCCAGGAACGCCTGGCATCATATAAAAGAGACGACAATCTAGCGAAAGAGACTTCCAAGAGCTTTGCTGATCAACTAGCAGATGTTAAGCCTACGCTTTTAGGCGAAGTTAACGAGCATAAAGGCCCTAAAGCCAACATCACGGCTGATGTGCCAAAACTAGATTCTGATACAGCCAGCACCGAAGCCATGGAGAGAACGATGACGGCTCACTTTGGCCGTAGACAGCTATCTAAAAAGAAACATCGAGCCTAAATATTCTTTTTTGTCTAAACCTGTTACAGAAAATTACTTGTAACAATAGACCAAAACTTTTCACCGAGGGAAGGCTGCAAGCCGCGCCTGCTCTGGAGACAAAGACGAGTTAAGTATAGAAATTTGGCAAGCTCAAAATAGCGTTAAGATTCCGGTGCTTTCGCTGGTAGAAAGCTGCGCGATCGCGTCATATTTTTCTAGCAGAATTTTCTCAACGTCTTGGTTGAACAATTACCTCGACGAATCCAAATTACCTTGGGCGGAAATTTTAGGTAAACAACCAATTCGCTGTGATGCGAGTCTTGCCCTCTCTATAGGTTACGACCGCCGCCTACAGCTTGAACCCAATTTTCCTTAAGATAACTAACCGAGGCTCGTCTGAGGTAAGAGCTAGTATTTCGATGCAATTATTATCCTGCAAAAAGTTTGGACTTCAACAAAATCCACACCTTATTTGAGCTTTTTGAGTAACTTTTATTCTCACCAACCTCAAATTCCATAACCTATGACTTATTGGGCTGGTCATCATCGACAAGATTGCCCAAGTAGAGCTGCACAAATGCCTTGGCCGCCGAAGGATTCAGCGCTTTGAGCACGTGGGTAATCTGAACAATCGTCTCCGAAGACGGTTCTCGCTGGTCGTGAACCCACTTAAACA from Nodosilinea sp. FACHB-141 carries:
- a CDS encoding helix-turn-helix transcriptional regulator, with the translated sequence MGRANQALKQVLETYGISQNKLAVALGIDRSAVFKWVHDQREPSSETIVQITHVLKALNPSAAKAFVQLYLGNLVDDDQPNKS